One part of the Candidatus Eremiobacterota bacterium genome encodes these proteins:
- a CDS encoding DUF1059 domain-containing protein has protein sequence MTATARKFIDCREYPSEKNCSLKISGTEDEVLEAARHHAVTAHAHQDGPELVSTLRGALRDERAS, from the coding sequence ATGACCGCTACCGCCCGCAAGTTCATCGACTGCCGCGAGTACCCGAGCGAGAAGAACTGCTCGCTCAAGATCTCGGGGACCGAAGACGAGGTTCTCGAGGCCGCCCGCCACCACGCCGTCACCGCTCACGCCCACCAGGACGGCCCCGAGCTGGTGAGCACCCTGCGCGGCGCGCTGCGCGACGAGCGCGCGTCGTGA